Proteins from a genomic interval of Euleptes europaea isolate rEulEur1 chromosome 18, rEulEur1.hap1, whole genome shotgun sequence:
- the LOC130490028 gene encoding netrin-1-like, whose translation MLHFPWGFAVFLPSLLSLASGPPNPCYDVNQHPRYCLPELSELASGRRVEASSTCSRPPGRFCAFRDSTDTASKFCQRCQENSHLPEHLTDTEGGATCWWSRPAANATLTLALGRRVEVLYVALRFCSPRPESLAIYKSMDHGHSWVPFQFFSAHCWRRYHLPATTVILKSMEHEAACIDAQTAPKPLTGGLVAFMPLAGRPSARMFEYSPVLQDWVTATDLRVSFDRMHSTRTLGLRRREASYGVAELQVGGRCKCNGHASRCAAGKDGGVPQCDCQHNTAGPDCDTCKAFYWDRPWQRATPKDAHECVACNCHLHSHRCRFSMELFELSGRQSGGICLNCRHHTAGRHCQYCLPGFKRDLSRPITSSKACKACQCHPIGAVGAICNQTTGQCQCKNGVTGLTCNRCAQGFQQSRSAHTPCIRIPEVTTTTVSPPQEWNTGTECQTHCEPPRGRVHMNLRNYCKKDYVLRAQLMAMEKSGTWWKFTATVLTVFRQRHVPIRRGEQPFWVPEQDLACRCLYLHVGKSYLVIGNDEESPDPARLILDKNSLALPWRDAWAHKLRSFQQQSRRGKCRVA comes from the exons atGCTTCACTTCCCATGGGGCTTTGCGGTTTTCCTCCCATCTCTTCTCAGTTTGGCTTCCGGTCCCCCCAACCCTTGCTATGATGTCAACCAACATCCACGCTACTGCCTGCCGGAACTGTCCGAACTGGCGTCAGGGCGTCGGGTGGAAGCGTCCAGCACGTGCAGCAGGCCTCCCGGACGATTCTGCGCCTTCCGGGACTCCACCGACACAGCCTCCAAATTCTGCCAGCGCTGCCAAGAGAACTCCCACCTGCCAGAGCACCTCACAGACACCGAGGGTGGCGCGACTTGCTGGTGGTCGCGGCCGGCCGCCAACGCCACGCTCACTTTGGCGCTGGGTCGCCGGGTCGAGGTCCTCTATGTGGCGCTCCGGTTCTGCTCCCCGCGCCCAGAATCCCTGGCTATCTACAAGTCTATGGACCATGGGCACAGTTGGGttcccttccagttcttctctgCCCACTGCTGGCGGCGCTACCACTTGCCGGCCACTACGGTTATTTTGAAGTCCATGGAGCACGAGGCGGCTTGTATCGATGCCCAGACAGCCCCGAAGCCCCTCACTGGGGGACTGGTAGCCTTCATGCCTCTAGCGGGCCGTCCCTCGGCCAGGATGTTCGAGTACAGTCCTGTCCTCCAGGACTGGGTGACCGCCACAGACCTCAGGGTGTCGTTTGACCGCATGCACTCGACGCGGACGCTGGGGCTGCGGAGAAGGGAGGCGTCCTACGGGGTGGCGGAGCTGCAGGTCGGGGGCAGGTGCAAGTGCAACGGGCACGCCTCACGCTGCGCGGCCGGGAAAGACGGCGGGGTGCCCCAGTGTGACTGCCAGCACAACACGGCTGGGCCGGACTGCGACACCTGCAAGGCCTTCTACTGGGACAGACCCTGGCAACGGGCAACGCCCAAAGACGCGCATGAGTGTgtgg CATGCAACTGCCACCTCCACTCCCACCGCTGCCGGTTCAGCATGGAACTCTTCGAACTCTCAGGGCGCCAAAGCGGGGGGATCTGCTTGAACTGCCGACACCACACAGCTGGGCGCCACTGCCAGTACTGCTTGCCAGGCTTCAAACGTGACCTCAGCCGTCCCATCACAAGCAGTAAGGCTTGTAAAG CTTGCCAGTGCCACCCTATAGGAGCAGTTGGTGCCATCTGTAACCAGACGACTGGGCAGTGCCAATGCAAGAACGGTGTCACTGGGCTGACCTGCAACCGCTGTGCCCAAGGTTTCCAGCAAAGCCGCAGCGCTCACACACCCTGCATCC GGATCCCGGAAGTGACGACGACGACCGTGTCCCCCCCGCAGGAATGGAACACAG GCACTGAATGTCAGACCCACTGTGAACCACCTCGAGGACGTGTCCACATGAATTTAAGGAACTACTGCAAGAAGGATTACG TTCTCCGCGCACAGCTGATGGCCATGGAAAAATCGGGCACATGGTGGAAATTCACCGCCACGGTCCTAACTGTCTTCCGCCAGCGCCATGTGCCCATTCGACGGGGCGAACAGCCGTTCTGGGTGCCCGAGCAGGATTTGGCGTGCCGGTGCCTCTACCTCCACGTCGGCAAATCTTACCTGGTCATTGGGAACGATGAAGAATCACCGGACCCGGCCCGCTTAATCCTCGATAAAAACAGTCTGGCCCTGCCTTGGAGGGATGCCTGGGCACATAAACTACGCAGTTTCCAGCAGCAAAGCAGAAGAGGAAAATGCCGGGTCGCCTGA